From Solibacillus sp. FSL W7-1464:
CCGATGATTATATTAGCGCGAAAGATGCGCAAGCATCGATGGAAATGATTGATGCCATCCGTCAGTCAAGCATAAGCAGAAAACAGATTGCAATGGGGGTATATCAATGAAAAAAGGGAAAATCGGCGTACAAATGATGATGCTGAAAGATAAAGTAGAGGAAATCGGCATTTACGAAACGATGAGAAAAATTAACGAACTGGGATATCACGCAGTGGAAGTCTCGCAAATCCCAATGACTGAAAATAATGTCTCTGAGCTGAAAAGAGCCAGCCAGGATTTCGATATCGAAATAGCAGCTTTATCAGCTTCACTGGACCCGATAATGCCAGGAATGCCGGGTGAAACATTAACAGATGACTTTGATAAAATTGTCCAGGACTGCAAAACACTGGACTGTAATTTCCTCCGCATCGGCATGCTGCCGCTGACAATTATGGGCGACAAAGAAAAAATCATGCAGTTTATCTCAAAAGCGGAAGACATGGCGCATAGCCTAGCAGAACAGGGAATCGAGCTATACTACCATACGCATCATATCGAATTCCAAAAATTTGATGGTGAGTATCTTCTTGATATGATCAAAAACAATACATCCAAGCTTGGTTTCGAGTTGGATATCCATTGGATTCAGCGAGCTGGTGAAAATCCGGTTGATATTATCAGTCAGTATAAGGACCGGATTTCTTTATTACATCTGAAGGATTACCGTATTGGCCAATTAGATTTGAATGAGGAAGATTTCAAGGACATGCCAAAGTTCTTCAATAAATTCACAAATTTAATTGAATTTGCGGAAGTCGGCGAAGGGAATATGAATATCCCGGCTGTTATTGATGCAGGGCTTGCAAGCGGCGTAAAGTATTTCCTGGTGGAACAGGACGATACGTACGGTCGCGACCCGTTCGATTGTCTGGAAATTTCAGCGCAGAATTTACGTAAACTCGGATATGCCGATTGGTTCGGGGTAACGGTTAAATGACAGGAGGCCGAAATAAATGAGTAAAGACGGAATGACATATGCGCCGAAAGGAAAACCGAATCCTGTAGTGAAGGAAGGTGAGTTTTCGATTGCGGCTGCCGCTCTTGATCATGGCCATATCTATGGAATGGTAAACGGCCTACTGGAAGCAGGCGCGACATTGAAATGGGTTTATGATCCGGACTCAAAAAAAGTGGAGGAATTCGTCGAGAAATTTCCACAAGTTGCAATAGCAGAATCGCTCGATCAGATTCTGGATGACCATGAAGTGAAACTGGTTGCCGCAGCTGCGATTCCTTCGCAGCGCAGTGCACTTGGAAATCGGGTGATGGAATCCGGAAAAGATTATTTTACGGATAAAACACCATTCACCACGATGGCCCAATTGGAGGAGACGAAGCGTGTCGTTAAAAAGACCGGAAAGAAGTATATGGTTTATTTCAGCGAACGTCTTCATGTTGAAGGTGCGGTATTTGCAGGACAGCTCATTAAGGACGGTGCAATTGGCCGAGTCATTCAAGTGACCGGTTTCGGACCGCACCGTTTGAATGCAGAAAGCCGCCCGGACTGGTTTTTTGATAAAGAGCAGTACGGCGGAATCATTTGTGATATCGGCAGCCATCAGATTGAACAGTTTTTATATTATGCCGGCTGTAAAGATGCAGAGGTTCTGCACAGTAAAGTCGGAAATTACAATAATCCGGACTATCCTGGACTTGAGGATTACGGTGATGCCACGCTGCGCGGAGATAACGGTGCCACTCAAATTTTCAAAGTCGATTGGTTTACGCCGGACGGATTGCGGACATGGGGTGATGGCCGCACTTTCATCACCGGAACAGAAGGTACCATTGAAATCCGCAAATATCTGGATGTGGCGCGTGAAGAAACGGGCGATCACTTATATCTTGTTAACAAGGATGGTGAAAAGCATTACAGTCTTTCAGGGACTGTCGGCTACCCGTTTTTCGGGGAATTTATCAAAGACTGTATCAATCGCACTGAGAATGCTATGACGCAAGAGCATGCATTCAAAGCAGCCGAGCTGTGCCTGATTGCACAGGAACGGGCTGTCGTCGTCACGCGGTAAGTAGCAAAACATAAGGAAGCCGTTTCCGCTGGCTGTTTTATGTATTGGAAAGTGAAGCGGCTTTTAAAATGAGAGTTTTCTGAGTATTGGAAAACTTGATTGATTAAGTGCTTACTTTTAGTTTGTTGACTAAACAAACAGTGTTTTCTACATCACTTATAGTAAGTACAAAAATTTTAAAGAATATTGAAAGCGCCTTCATCAAATGTTTGATTTAAAAGAGAAGCAACAAAAAAATATATCTTATGGTAGAAAAGAGGAGATTCAATGAAAGCTGCAGCACTCAACGAAGACCATACGTACCATAAAGCAAAAATTTGGCAGATTGGATTTTTCACACTAAATAACACGGCAACCAATTTGTATATGTTCATTTTGGCGTTTGTCACTTATTACGCTACAGGCATTGTTGGATTGACAGTTGTGGCTGTCAGCACCATTTTGACATTGATGCGCGTATTTGATGGAATAACAGATCCGATTATCGGCTTTATCATCGATAAGACAGAATCGAAATTCGGTAAATTCCGTCCGATGATGG
This genomic window contains:
- a CDS encoding sugar phosphate isomerase/epimerase family protein produces the protein MKKGKIGVQMMMLKDKVEEIGIYETMRKINELGYHAVEVSQIPMTENNVSELKRASQDFDIEIAALSASLDPIMPGMPGETLTDDFDKIVQDCKTLDCNFLRIGMLPLTIMGDKEKIMQFISKAEDMAHSLAEQGIELYYHTHHIEFQKFDGEYLLDMIKNNTSKLGFELDIHWIQRAGENPVDIISQYKDRISLLHLKDYRIGQLDLNEEDFKDMPKFFNKFTNLIEFAEVGEGNMNIPAVIDAGLASGVKYFLVEQDDTYGRDPFDCLEISAQNLRKLGYADWFGVTVK
- a CDS encoding Gfo/Idh/MocA family protein — translated: MSKDGMTYAPKGKPNPVVKEGEFSIAAAALDHGHIYGMVNGLLEAGATLKWVYDPDSKKVEEFVEKFPQVAIAESLDQILDDHEVKLVAAAAIPSQRSALGNRVMESGKDYFTDKTPFTTMAQLEETKRVVKKTGKKYMVYFSERLHVEGAVFAGQLIKDGAIGRVIQVTGFGPHRLNAESRPDWFFDKEQYGGIICDIGSHQIEQFLYYAGCKDAEVLHSKVGNYNNPDYPGLEDYGDATLRGDNGATQIFKVDWFTPDGLRTWGDGRTFITGTEGTIEIRKYLDVAREETGDHLYLVNKDGEKHYSLSGTVGYPFFGEFIKDCINRTENAMTQEHAFKAAELCLIAQERAVVVTR